One Streptomyces hundungensis DNA segment encodes these proteins:
- a CDS encoding VOC family protein, whose product MPRDQHRQHESGSSATVQLNHTAIYATDRQLSAEFIAVILGLKVGAPFGPFLPVDLGNGVTLDYYEKRDEPIQSQHYAFLVPDDQFDTMIARLETVGITYHADPSHTAPGQINRLFGGRGAYFDDPDGHNMEIMTRPYIRR is encoded by the coding sequence ATGCCACGTGATCAGCACCGCCAGCATGAATCTGGATCGTCGGCCACCGTCCAGCTGAACCACACTGCCATTTACGCTACGGACCGTCAGCTGTCGGCCGAGTTCATCGCAGTGATCCTGGGGTTGAAGGTCGGCGCCCCCTTCGGGCCGTTCTTGCCCGTCGACCTGGGCAACGGCGTGACACTCGATTACTACGAGAAGCGCGACGAGCCGATCCAGTCGCAGCACTACGCGTTCCTCGTGCCCGATGACCAGTTCGACACCATGATCGCCCGCCTGGAAACGGTCGGCATCACGTACCACGCCGACCCCAGCCACACCGCGCCGGGCCAGATCAACCGCCTCTTCGGCGGTCGCGGTGCGTATTTCGACGACCCGGACGGCCACAACATGGAGATCATGACTCGCCCGTACATCCGGCGATAG
- a CDS encoding DUF805 domain-containing protein → MHYYIDALRKYATFRGRATRAEYWTFWLIDTAIVIAFIATEQFLGLSLIPGYIYVIATVLPTWAVTVRRLHDTGRSGWVILVGLIPGIGGIALLLLCALESSTDESYGPYPGTTLPLSAI, encoded by the coding sequence GTGCACTACTACATTGACGCGCTTAGGAAGTACGCCACGTTCCGCGGGCGGGCCACGCGCGCCGAGTACTGGACGTTCTGGCTGATCGACACCGCCATCGTCATCGCGTTCATCGCAACGGAGCAGTTTCTGGGGCTCAGCTTGATCCCCGGTTACATCTACGTCATCGCCACGGTGCTCCCCACGTGGGCAGTGACGGTGCGCCGACTGCACGACACCGGCCGCTCAGGATGGGTGATCCTGGTCGGCCTGATCCCGGGTATCGGCGGCATCGCGCTCCTGCTTCTCTGCGCGTTGGAGAGCTCGACGGACGAGTCGTACGGTCCCTATCCAGGCACCACGCTCCCGCTGTCCGCGATCTGA